The nucleotide sequence CGGTTCTCCAGGTGCGGGCGGCGGCAGCGTCCACGGCGACGATATCCGGGGAGAGAATCTGCATTCTGCGTACGCTCAGGTCAGAACCGGAATAGTTCCCCCGGGGGCCGCCTGAGTTCATGACCGTGTAGGCGTCAACGACGTTAAGATCGGGTTTAAGCAGCATTTACTGTTCATAACCGTGGGGATGAATGGCGATTAACTGCTGTTTCGCAAAGAAATTATTCGCCGTGCTGTGCTTTTTCCGGGAAATCTTCCATTTTATCGGAATAATCCGACGATCAGGTATTTTTCATCCCCACGGTTCGGGACACTAAGGCCGGATCAAGTCTCTATTCGACGGATTTTGCCAATATCTGCGGTGGAGTATCCCGTCATGGAGTTGACGGTCTTAAGGAATTCCGGGTCTTGCAGAATCTTTAT is from Marispirochaeta sp. and encodes:
- a CDS encoding DUF362 domain-containing protein, producing MLLKPDLNVVDAYTVMNSGGPRGNYSGSDLSVRRMQILSPDIVAVDAAAARTWRTDPGKVRYIGLAGEFGLGHVDLDKLRISRIRV